One genomic segment of Candidatus Nomurabacteria bacterium includes these proteins:
- a CDS encoding disulfide bond formation protein B yields the protein MPINLKNTSPLLLLAWIMALFATLASIYFIEIVGNTAAPLCWFERMLIFSVLLTLSVGIVRNDRNVRYYALPAVILGSLSASYQQLVHWGIFSSGSGTCSTSFVCSTKFFEVFGFVTQATLCLTAFIVVAVCLFRLRERSA from the coding sequence ATGCCAATAAATCTAAAAAATACGAGTCCCCTACTACTTCTTGCATGGATCATGGCACTTTTCGCTACTCTTGCTAGTATCTACTTTATCGAGATCGTAGGAAATACAGCTGCACCACTATGCTGGTTTGAGAGAATGTTGATATTTTCGGTACTTTTGACATTATCTGTAGGGATAGTTCGGAATGATAGAAATGTAAGATACTATGCGCTACCCGCTGTGATCCTCGGTTCATTATCAGCATCATATCAACAGCTTGTTCATTGGGGCATTTTCAGCTCTGGTTCAGGAACCTGCTCAACGAGTTTTGTTTGTTCAACGAAATTTTTCGAGGTATTCGGATTTGTGACGCAAGCTACACTGTGCCTAACAGCATTTATTGTCGTAGCGGTCTGTTTGTTCAGGTTGAGGGAGAGGTCAGCCTGA
- the tnpA gene encoding IS200/IS605 family transposase, translating into MKKYWSGAHTKHRLRYHVVWIPKRRKNILRKDISTRITEILYEGCKLNKWWIEELAIKTDHVHMLIQIKPRESLSSVMHKIKGVSSRLLKQEYPDLDEFLWGDSFWCDGYFAVTVGEIEEGVVKRYISSQS; encoded by the coding sequence GTGAAGAAATATTGGAGCGGAGCTCACACAAAACACAGACTTCGGTATCATGTAGTCTGGATACCCAAAAGGAGAAAGAACATCCTTCGTAAGGATATATCAACACGCATAACAGAGATATTGTATGAAGGTTGTAAACTAAATAAATGGTGGATAGAGGAATTAGCAATCAAGACTGATCATGTTCATATGTTAATCCAAATTAAACCACGAGAGAGTTTATCATCGGTAATGCATAAGATTAAAGGTGTGAGTAGTCGATTATTAAAACAAGAGTATCCAGACCTAGATGAGTTTCTATGGGGGGATAGCTTTTGGTGTGACGGCTATTTTGCAGTAACAGTAGGTGAGATAGAAGAGGGGGTGGTAAAAAGGTACATTTCTTCACAATCCTAA
- a CDS encoding peptide deformylase — translation MMDINELITRTEYTVLTLPEFEDTLRSVSSDIPHDLLGSMKIKTFAQNLYQSMMKVEIEPGWMHTGVAAIQVGVPLNIFLAYDGNRDEYIPYINPEVELLGGRTDDKDEACLSIPNIVGKVRRTKRVRIKYFDLDGELQRKKLSGWNARVVQHEFDHLRGILFTDKLIED, via the coding sequence ATGATGGATATTAATGAATTGATTACTAGAACAGAATATACTGTCCTCACATTACCAGAATTCGAAGACACACTTCGGAGTGTATCTTCTGATATCCCACATGATCTGCTTGGGAGCATGAAAATAAAGACTTTTGCCCAGAATCTATATCAATCTATGATGAAGGTCGAGATCGAACCAGGTTGGATGCATACAGGTGTAGCTGCGATCCAAGTCGGAGTTCCATTAAACATCTTTTTAGCCTATGACGGAAATCGTGATGAGTATATCCCCTATATCAATCCTGAAGTTGAACTACTGGGAGGAAGAACTGATGATAAGGATGAGGCGTGCCTTAGTATTCCAAATATAGTAGGCAAGGTAAGACGTACCAAAAGAGTTCGTATCAAATATTTCGATCTTGATGGCGAACTTCAAAGGAAAAAGTTGAGTGGCTGGAATGCAAGAGTTGTACAACATGAGTTCGATCATTTGCGAGGAATACTCTTCACGGATAAACTGATCGAAGATTGA
- a CDS encoding MFS transporter, translating into MSNLQRNILTYKIDSVFNWFFLPIGTYVLIWNTDLKLDFAQINSAIAAGLLLSVILELPSGALADIIGRKRTVVIGRIALFCAYLFFYIQHNFLGVIVFQLLYYVDNSFTSGAQSALLYDSLKEEGLEKKLYKKIEADTFLFCTLGMAIASISSGYLYKIDPFLPFGVMIPITFIGLLASLFYIEPKIDSEKYHIKDYLKQNIDGVRHIFRNSKVRWVSLFSIITMIITYVSVWYLYEPRITKPFDDPTLIAWLIGGTYLMRAIGTRFVDRFERIFRSKYSSIALILSMSVGSLFSFVRGGFGAVSSVYLRKFVDGYRLPIINNMQNEHIESKYRATSLSAVSLLVNLVLVPLGLLVGNSIDKLGVENTLGLVGIFGLLIGVPVSINMSRVLQEDS; encoded by the coding sequence ATGAGCAATCTACAAAGAAATATCCTTACTTATAAGATCGATTCTGTGTTCAATTGGTTCTTTCTTCCAATTGGGACATACGTTCTTATCTGGAATACCGATCTTAAGCTTGATTTCGCCCAAATAAACAGTGCAATTGCTGCAGGGTTGCTCTTGAGTGTTATCTTGGAGCTTCCATCAGGTGCATTAGCGGATATTATTGGCAGGAAAAGAACAGTTGTTATTGGGCGTATAGCACTCTTTTGTGCTTATCTGTTTTTCTATATACAACATAATTTCCTTGGAGTAATAGTATTCCAGTTACTCTATTATGTAGACAACTCATTTACTTCTGGAGCTCAATCGGCTTTGTTATATGATTCGCTAAAAGAAGAGGGGTTAGAGAAAAAGCTTTATAAAAAAATAGAAGCTGATACATTTTTGTTTTGTACATTGGGGATGGCAATAGCGAGTATATCAAGTGGATATCTATACAAAATAGATCCGTTTTTACCTTTTGGAGTGATGATTCCCATAACATTTATCGGTCTTCTGGCGAGCCTTTTCTATATTGAACCGAAAATTGATTCGGAGAAATACCACATTAAAGATTATCTGAAGCAAAATATCGATGGAGTACGGCACATTTTCAGAAATAGTAAGGTCCGTTGGGTTTCGTTGTTCTCCATTATCACTATGATCATTACTTATGTTTCGGTGTGGTATCTATATGAGCCTCGGATCACTAAACCTTTTGACGACCCCACTCTGATCGCATGGTTGATAGGTGGAACATATCTGATGCGGGCAATAGGTACTCGATTTGTTGATAGGTTTGAAAGGATCTTCAGGTCAAAGTATTCTTCGATCGCTTTAATCCTCAGTATGAGCGTTGGTTCGTTATTCTCATTTGTCAGAGGTGGGTTTGGTGCTGTTTCCTCAGTATATTTACGGAAGTTTGTGGATGGCTATCGGTTGCCGATAATTAATAACATGCAGAATGAGCATATAGAATCAAAGTATCGAGCAACATCTCTTTCTGCAGTAAGTCTTCTCGTGAATTTGGTACTTGTTCCGCTAGGTCTTCTAGTAGGAAATTCGATAGATAAATTAGGAGTTGAGAATACTCTTGGCTTGGTTGGGATTTTTGGTTTGTTAATCGGTGTTCCTGTTAGTATAAATATGTCTAGAGTTTTACAAGAGGATTCTTGA
- a CDS encoding HAD-IA family hydrolase → MKSIIFDLNGVFIKGEYLTSRLEKKYKVSTEESLTALKSIMDIVRQPNAPSIYSLCESYFEEWGVELDETEFLDWYFSGESLDEEMYEFALSLKQQGYNIYFLSNNFRERTDYYRNNLPKLFQLPKKSYFSWETGLVKPNVEVYKHILNENSLDPTSTYYIDDSEKNLEVAGSLGVNTFLMKNETTVDDLREFIASASV, encoded by the coding sequence ATGAAGAGTATTATTTTCGACCTTAATGGAGTATTCATCAAGGGTGAGTATCTTACATCAAGGCTTGAGAAAAAGTACAAGGTTTCCACAGAAGAATCCCTTACTGCACTGAAATCTATCATGGATATTGTAAGACAACCAAATGCACCTTCGATATATTCTCTTTGTGAATCATATTTCGAAGAGTGGGGTGTAGAACTTGATGAAACTGAATTCTTGGATTGGTATTTCTCGGGAGAATCACTAGATGAAGAAATGTATGAGTTTGCACTTTCATTGAAACAACAAGGTTATAACATTTATTTTCTCTCAAACAATTTCAGAGAAAGAACAGATTACTACAGAAATAATCTCCCTAAACTGTTTCAGCTACCTAAGAAATCATATTTCAGCTGGGAAACTGGTTTGGTTAAACCTAATGTCGAAGTGTATAAACATATCTTAAATGAGAATTCACTAGATCCCACTTCAACATACTACATAGATGACTCGGAAAAGAACCTAGAAGTAGCTGGATCACTTGGTGTGAATACTTTCTTAATGAAAAATGAAACAACTGTTGATGATTTAAGAGAGTTTATAGCTAGTGCTAGCGTCTAA
- a CDS encoding Fic family protein yields the protein MKPFKPHKLPIKDLDWDKFLEHIGEANRAVAKFDGYMQSIPKARILLSPLTTKEAVLSSKIEGTQASLEDVLKYEASPNKKTDKYEDIQEVLNYRKAMNMAIDKLDELPLSARLIKENHKVLMQDARGSDKTPGEFRTGPVYIGNPALGLDHASHVPPEANEIEDLFADFERYIHYDEKDYLVQLAIIHAQFEIIHPFWDGNGRTGRILMPLFLYYKKVLKQPMLYLSEYFETNRDEYYQRLKAITKDNDWESWILFFLVAVIKQSEKNILKVEEVLNLYNSLKEEIVTIPTPKNAIKVLDFLFSMPIFNSPDMTKETGIQRMTALRILKYLEEVKVLSKSDTTKVNSYRFNKLVKILE from the coding sequence ATGAAACCATTCAAACCACACAAATTACCAATAAAAGATTTAGATTGGGATAAATTCCTTGAGCATATTGGTGAGGCTAATAGAGCTGTGGCAAAGTTTGATGGTTATATGCAAAGCATACCAAAAGCAAGGATTCTTCTATCCCCTCTTACCACAAAAGAAGCTGTATTGTCTTCAAAGATTGAGGGGACACAAGCCTCTCTTGAAGATGTTTTGAAGTATGAAGCAAGCCCCAATAAAAAGACTGATAAGTATGAGGATATTCAAGAAGTCTTAAACTACCGCAAAGCTATGAACATGGCGATTGATAAACTTGATGAGTTACCGCTCTCAGCTAGACTCATCAAAGAGAATCATAAAGTCCTGATGCAAGATGCCCGTGGTAGTGACAAAACTCCAGGTGAATTTAGAACTGGTCCAGTATATATTGGCAACCCTGCTTTGGGACTAGATCATGCAAGTCATGTTCCGCCAGAAGCGAATGAAATAGAAGATCTCTTTGCCGATTTTGAGAGATATATTCATTATGATGAGAAGGATTACCTTGTACAACTTGCTATAATCCACGCTCAGTTTGAAATCATTCATCCATTCTGGGACGGTAATGGTCGTACAGGTAGGATATTAATGCCATTATTTTTATATTATAAAAAGGTTCTAAAACAACCTATGCTTTATCTTAGTGAATACTTTGAGACCAATCGTGATGAGTATTACCAAAGATTAAAAGCAATAACCAAGGATAATGATTGGGAGAGTTGGATCTTATTTTTCTTGGTTGCAGTAATTAAACAGTCTGAAAAGAACATCTTGAAAGTTGAGGAGGTGCTTAATCTTTATAATTCATTAAAAGAAGAAATTGTAACTATTCCTACTCCGAAAAATGCAATCAAGGTTTTGGATTTTCTATTCTCAATGCCTATTTTTAATTCACCAGATATGACAAAAGAAACAGGAATCCAACGTATGACTGCTTTAAGGATTTTGAAATATCTTGAAGAAGTTAAAGTTTTATCTAAAAGTGATACTACGAAGGTAAACTCATATAGATTCAATAAATTAGTTAAAATTCTGGAGTAA
- a CDS encoding ATP-binding protein — protein MNIKRDIESQIKKASKKIGVITIVGPRQSGKTTIAKELFPDHKYYNLEDIRLRDRISQDPKQFLDNHESGIILDEVQKYPGLLSYIQIKIDEDFMPARFILTGSENLLLSEKISQSLAGRTSIFQLLPLSINELINSNYLKENYLEQILFGFYPRIYSQNLQPSDLYPDYVTTYIERDVRQVKNIGDLTNFQRFLQLLAGRTGQLLNLSSLASDVGVTYKTIESWISLLEATYIAFRLQPYYKNFGKRIIKSPKVYFYDTGLLCYLLGIDSVKELSTHSAIGAIYENLIVTDFKKQLFNTRSSSKLYFWRDSEKNEIDLLIKNADILYPIEIKAGSSFNSDYLKGIKVWDSLHQEKSLSHIVYNGENDKISNTKLINWVEINEFTDLIS, from the coding sequence ATGAATATAAAAAGAGACATCGAAAGTCAAATAAAAAAAGCTTCTAAAAAGATTGGTGTGATTACAATAGTAGGGCCAAGACAGTCCGGTAAAACAACAATTGCTAAGGAATTATTTCCAGACCATAAGTACTATAATTTGGAAGACATTCGACTACGAGATAGAATATCACAAGATCCAAAACAATTTCTAGATAACCATGAATCGGGTATTATCCTTGATGAGGTACAAAAATATCCTGGTTTATTATCATATATTCAGATAAAAATTGATGAAGACTTCATGCCTGCTCGTTTTATTCTAACAGGATCTGAAAACCTACTTCTCTCAGAGAAAATATCCCAGAGTCTTGCTGGAAGGACATCCATCTTTCAATTACTACCATTAAGTATAAATGAATTAATAAACTCAAATTACCTTAAAGAGAATTATCTTGAACAAATTCTTTTTGGATTTTATCCTCGTATTTATTCTCAGAATCTTCAGCCAAGTGATTTATATCCAGATTATGTGACAACATATATTGAGCGTGACGTAAGGCAAGTCAAAAATATTGGTGACCTAACAAACTTCCAAAGATTCCTTCAACTATTAGCCGGAAGGACAGGGCAACTATTAAATCTATCAAGCCTTGCAAGTGATGTAGGGGTTACATACAAAACTATTGAGTCATGGATTTCACTTTTAGAAGCAACATATATTGCATTCCGATTGCAACCATACTATAAGAACTTTGGAAAAAGGATTATTAAGTCTCCAAAGGTTTACTTTTATGATACTGGGTTACTTTGCTATTTATTGGGGATTGATAGTGTGAAAGAGTTAAGCACTCATTCAGCTATTGGTGCAATTTATGAGAACTTAATAGTTACAGATTTCAAAAAACAGCTTTTCAATACACGCTCTAGTTCAAAACTATATTTTTGGAGAGATAGTGAAAAAAACGAAATAGATTTATTGATCAAAAATGCAGATATATTATATCCAATTGAGATAAAAGCTGGGAGCTCATTTAACAGCGACTACCTCAAGGGGATAAAGGTATGGGATAGTTTACACCAAGAAAAGAGTTTAAGTCATATCGTTTACAATGGTGAGAATGATAAGATTTCTAATACAAAACTCATTAATTGGGTTGAGATTAATGAATTTACTGATCTAATTTCCTAA
- the tnpA gene encoding IS200/IS605 family transposase — protein sequence MEIRTQAHAAYRLMYHIVWIPKFRQKIMVTGVKKYCEEVIRTYIAERYPDVSIEEIKIMKDHVHMVAVIPPKYAIAKVVGDIKANSSKEIRKKFEYIRRNPATWSIGYFVSSVGLDEKKIRQYVQYQEKQDKGQTKFVLE from the coding sequence ATGGAAATACGAACACAAGCCCACGCTGCTTACCGTCTGATGTACCATATAGTCTGGATACCGAAATTTAGACAAAAAATCATGGTGACAGGAGTTAAGAAATATTGTGAAGAGGTAATAAGAACATACATAGCGGAGAGGTATCCAGACGTGAGTATAGAAGAAATAAAAATAATGAAAGACCACGTGCACATGGTAGCAGTGATTCCTCCAAAATATGCAATAGCAAAAGTTGTGGGAGATATAAAGGCGAATAGTTCAAAGGAAATAAGAAAAAAGTTTGAGTATATAAGGAGGAATCCTGCAACATGGAGCATAGGATACTTTGTAAGCAGTGTGGGGTTGGATGAGAAGAAGATTAGACAATATGTACAGTATCAAGAAAAGCAAGACAAGGGGCAAACGAAGTTTGTGTTGGAGTAG
- a CDS encoding type II secretion system protein, giving the protein MKRSYDAFTLIEILVTVGLISILAAATILAINPSVAFSKSRNASRWNGVRAIHSGIEQWLIDGNDIDTLLEGDGSPIANCVDGTTVITDVPTILDGQIDLDAVLVGSDQAYIVEIPRDPSATSGGDTGYRICLFGQQSKRILISAPDSELEEVITIPTETPPELISDTIAVVVGSGTNDTSLLGGTAFNSTDTTLTLGTSFNNSIHLFLNFQNLDIPQGATITNATLDLVVTTVSGSNVNVDLMTYPDHDTSPPTNSTSFNSLESGLDEIVVDWNSVPSGGWGTPISSPDISALIQSHIDDPTWTPGSDILIWVGNDGSDAWSGISVTSGDFSGSEDKPTLSIDFEYYP; this is encoded by the coding sequence ATGAAAAGATCATACGATGCTTTTACACTGATCGAGATCCTTGTGACGGTGGGTCTGATCAGTATACTTGCGGCTGCAACTATACTCGCGATCAATCCTAGTGTGGCGTTCTCAAAATCTCGTAATGCTTCAAGATGGAATGGTGTTCGTGCTATCCATAGTGGTATCGAACAGTGGTTGATAGATGGAAATGATATCGATACACTCTTAGAAGGAGATGGGTCACCTATTGCGAATTGTGTAGATGGAACGACTGTGATAACGGATGTTCCGACGATCCTTGATGGTCAAATAGATCTCGATGCTGTATTGGTGGGTTCTGATCAGGCGTATATCGTAGAGATACCTCGTGATCCATCAGCGACTTCTGGGGGTGATACGGGATATCGGATTTGCCTGTTTGGCCAGCAAAGTAAACGGATATTGATCTCTGCGCCTGACTCAGAGTTAGAAGAGGTCATCACAATTCCAACAGAGACTCCACCTGAGTTGATCAGTGACACTATTGCAGTAGTTGTAGGTAGCGGAACTAACGACACTTCCCTACTCGGTGGTACTGCATTCAATAGCACCGATACTACATTGACATTAGGAACATCATTTAATAATTCAATTCATTTATTCCTAAATTTCCAAAATCTAGATATCCCACAAGGAGCGACGATCACCAATGCTACGCTTGACCTTGTGGTCACTACTGTCAGTGGTTCTAACGTAAATGTGGATCTGATGACATATCCGGACCATGACACCTCTCCGCCGACCAATTCTACATCGTTTAATTCGCTAGAATCTGGTCTAGATGAAATTGTTGTCGACTGGAACTCTGTACCAAGTGGAGGATGGGGTACTCCCATATCATCACCAGATATTTCTGCCTTGATCCAATCTCATATAGATGATCCTACATGGACTCCGGGTAGTGATATTTTGATCTGGGTTGGAAATGACGGATCGGATGCATGGTCAGGTATATCGGTAACTTCAGGAGATTTTAGTGGATCAGAGGATAAACCTACCCTATCGATCGACTTTGAATATTATCCATAA
- a CDS encoding DUF262 domain-containing protein, which translates to MRDLETPSKDNLSKILTAIDSGFYVIPDFQREFEWGPWDIQALLQSIFADYYIGTLLLWRSTPENFNKLNCESIYGFNKINKEKLMYTAQHIVLDGQQRLSALHYAFFPPTEPFPKRKTRFYFFVKLNSILEDDWDESIEYRNDNTSRQRTAEEFVGPLEKQFEEGLFPLYLLGQGFEWYKWVVQYGNWLEKQGDTEKEEKVQKLEKFFQSLLNSYDISYIELSKDIDVAKVCDIFTKINSSGLKLTIFDLLNALLKPHDIELKKNWRIASENYNHKELEKMNIYLLQYMSIRLQGYCSPRYLYYLVPNTQRTIRKEDGSKEKRVIMTSPEEFTQYWEEALRYTQKALAKIENPRDFGSLQPKFIPYPTMTPILAVLLKEKESLDSTRQQAFDKKITQWYWASVLSNSYSSSVESTMTKDYLDLKKWIEDDSMTPNVVQRAVNTIENLDLVRENRQNTAIYNAIFSLFARNEARDFYTNNLPEYSVLEDHHIVPASWGKKNGIKDINTILNKAPISNDTNKKISDRLPSDYLNEIKRNIGNDEQFYDLMRTHLIEHLI; encoded by the coding sequence ATGCGAGACCTAGAGACTCCGTCAAAAGACAATCTTAGTAAAATACTAACTGCAATTGATTCTGGATTTTATGTAATTCCAGACTTTCAAAGAGAATTTGAATGGGGACCTTGGGATATACAAGCATTGTTACAATCAATATTTGCTGATTATTACATTGGTACACTACTTCTTTGGCGATCAACTCCCGAAAACTTCAACAAACTGAATTGTGAGTCTATATACGGATTTAACAAGATCAATAAAGAGAAACTAATGTATACAGCTCAACACATTGTTTTAGACGGACAACAGAGACTTAGTGCTCTACATTATGCGTTTTTTCCTCCGACAGAGCCATTTCCAAAAAGAAAAACTCGTTTCTATTTCTTTGTTAAACTTAACAGTATTTTAGAAGACGACTGGGATGAATCAATTGAATACAGAAATGACAATACTTCACGACAAAGAACCGCAGAAGAGTTTGTAGGACCCTTAGAAAAGCAATTCGAAGAAGGGTTATTTCCACTATACCTGCTTGGTCAGGGTTTTGAATGGTATAAGTGGGTTGTACAGTATGGGAATTGGCTAGAGAAACAAGGAGATACCGAAAAAGAAGAGAAAGTACAAAAACTTGAGAAGTTCTTCCAATCATTGCTAAATAGTTATGATATTAGCTATATCGAACTATCAAAGGACATAGATGTTGCTAAGGTATGCGATATATTTACAAAGATCAACTCATCTGGATTGAAACTTACGATCTTTGACCTTCTCAACGCATTGTTGAAGCCTCACGACATTGAGCTTAAGAAAAACTGGAGAATTGCTTCTGAGAACTATAACCACAAAGAGCTGGAAAAGATGAACATCTACCTTCTTCAGTATATGTCGATCAGACTACAAGGATACTGTTCGCCCAGATATCTTTACTACTTAGTTCCTAATACACAAAGAACAATTAGAAAAGAAGATGGATCAAAAGAGAAACGAGTAATTATGACAAGCCCAGAAGAATTTACACAATACTGGGAGGAAGCCTTGCGATATACTCAAAAGGCTTTAGCAAAAATTGAGAATCCTAGGGATTTTGGATCGCTTCAACCAAAGTTTATTCCATATCCAACTATGACGCCTATTCTCGCTGTTTTACTGAAAGAGAAAGAGTCGCTAGATTCCACAAGACAACAAGCATTTGATAAGAAAATTACACAATGGTATTGGGCTTCTGTACTATCCAACAGTTATTCAAGCAGTGTTGAATCAACAATGACGAAAGACTACTTAGATCTCAAAAAATGGATAGAAGACGATTCAATGACACCAAATGTGGTTCAAAGAGCCGTTAATACTATTGAAAATCTTGATCTGGTTAGAGAGAATCGACAGAATACCGCTATTTATAACGCAATATTCAGTCTGTTTGCTAGAAACGAAGCAAGAGACTTCTACACAAATAATCTTCCAGAGTATTCAGTATTAGAAGATCACCATATTGTTCCAGCGTCTTGGGGTAAGAAAAACGGGATAAAAGACATAAATACGATATTAAACAAAGCACCTATTTCAAATGATACAAACAAGAAGATTAGCGACAGACTTCCAAGTGATTACCTCAATGAAATAAAGCGAAATATCGGAAATGACGAGCAATTTTATGATCTGATGCGAACACACCTCATCGAGCATCTCATCTAG
- a CDS encoding CapA family protein, with product MGNESFGEIRKKQVRKIIAQFIFGLTILFAVGSFAYRATQDTQSTTSTTDTSQKDPEPSDDSFDLVSSQVCLGELPPDLTDLLERELSNTQQLTSDDNSCTLILSSGIVDSNRYNSLYHRVYTLVSRADQPILNVTWADLKDGLNRGSIDKYKIYLTDEASFFIDAMYGTSTRGLSKNVTELIDTVLNDPNTLAILPIEELLPKVKSVAIDGITPFSDDLYVFTYPLSGTIWSTIPDQEQQDLYIKVEGLVEEYFGSNSYDQENVRSILLTGRSAIGSRSLFSSENSTTDNLFSNITTMIKDADISILNNESSFIENCSQSPETRILCSLPIEQSLISDIGFDIVGVSGQSVLDVGRPAFESTLSGYLEQDLGYYGGGMDREEAKIGVTIEQDKLKMFLTGFSLVTPTRYLSTDRSSGTLAPDKVAGDGYYLSETLLDRPQDEIQIVDMQWGSDISSTISEQEKNYALRLVGAGADLVFGTNSIIVKPMEYIDSVPVFYGLGDFAYPPDKGVEGRSIMVRLYLYNGQFLTYELIPTTIDDSGIIDIDMDSYGEILNTVYENTNF from the coding sequence ATGGGAAATGAAAGTTTCGGAGAGATCCGTAAGAAACAGGTTCGAAAGATCATTGCTCAATTCATTTTTGGACTAACTATCCTATTTGCTGTCGGGAGTTTTGCTTATAGAGCTACGCAAGATACACAATCGACCACTTCGACTACAGATACCTCCCAGAAAGATCCTGAACCCTCAGATGATAGTTTTGACTTAGTTTCTTCACAGGTATGCCTAGGAGAACTTCCTCCCGATCTGACAGATCTCCTTGAGAGGGAATTAAGCAATACACAACAACTCACTTCTGACGATAATTCTTGTACACTTATATTATCGTCAGGGATCGTGGATAGTAATCGATACAATTCCTTGTATCACAGGGTATACACTCTAGTATCCAGGGCTGACCAACCCATCCTGAACGTGACATGGGCTGACCTCAAGGATGGATTGAATAGAGGTAGCATAGACAAGTACAAGATCTATCTCACGGATGAAGCTTCATTTTTCATAGATGCAATGTATGGTACATCTACACGAGGTCTATCTAAAAATGTAACTGAACTGATAGACACAGTGCTCAATGATCCCAATACCTTGGCGATCTTGCCCATCGAGGAGCTACTACCCAAAGTCAAGAGTGTAGCTATCGATGGTATTACGCCATTTTCAGATGACCTATATGTATTCACATACCCTCTTTCTGGAACTATCTGGTCAACGATCCCAGATCAAGAACAACAGGATCTATATATCAAAGTAGAGGGTTTAGTCGAAGAATACTTTGGCTCTAACTCATATGATCAGGAGAATGTTCGGAGTATCCTCCTTACGGGTAGGTCAGCTATTGGCAGTAGATCGTTATTTTCTAGTGAAAATTCGACTACTGATAATCTCTTCTCTAACATCACCACTATGATAAAGGATGCGGATATTTCTATCCTAAACAATGAGAGTTCTTTCATTGAGAATTGCTCACAGTCACCTGAAACAAGGATCCTTTGTAGCCTACCTATAGAGCAATCACTTATCTCTGATATTGGCTTTGATATAGTGGGCGTGTCTGGACAGAGTGTACTTGATGTCGGTAGACCTGCATTTGAAAGCACTCTTTCGGGGTATCTAGAACAAGACTTAGGCTACTACGGTGGAGGTATGGATCGTGAAGAAGCAAAAATAGGTGTCACAATAGAACAAGATAAGCTGAAAATGTTCCTCACAGGTTTTTCATTAGTAACCCCTACAAGATATCTTTCAACAGATAGATCATCAGGAACCTTAGCACCAGACAAGGTAGCAGGGGATGGGTACTATCTATCCGAAACTCTGTTAGATCGTCCACAAGATGAGATCCAGATAGTGGATATGCAATGGGGATCAGATATTTCAAGCACGATCTCTGAGCAGGAGAAAAATTATGCTTTAAGACTTGTCGGTGCTGGTGCTGATCTGGTTTTTGGAACTAACTCAATTATTGTAAAACCTATGGAGTACATCGACAGTGTACCGGTATTTTATGGTTTAGGAGATTTTGCTTACCCACCGGACAAAGGGGTAGAGGGGAGATCTATCATGGTCAGATTATACCTATACAATGGGCAATTTCTAACTTACGAACTTATCCCCACTACTATTGATGACTCAGGTATCATAGATATTGATATGGACAGCTACGGCGAAATATTGAATACTGTATATGAGAATACCAACTTCTAG